Proteins encoded in a region of the Isosphaeraceae bacterium EP7 genome:
- the argF gene encoding ornithine carbamoyltransferase — protein MIRHFVDLFDLTPQAARELLQLAIVIKREEQEGNRRLYLPGQMLGLLFEKPSLRTRVSFEAAMAQLGGSSIFLRGEEVGLGKRETIADFARVISQYVDVLTVRTFAQSNVEELARYATVPVINALSDSAHPCQAMADILTIHEALGELDGIRLVFVGDGNNVARSLALACALLGLEFVLTCPPDYDFPAEFRDQYTRTFPGVPLNVEHDPSKAVRDAHVVYTDIWTSMGQEAESAKRLEAFRAYQVNAAMFRLASPDAIFLHCLPAHREEEVTADVIDGPRSLIIPQAANRLHFQKALLVWLMQDKTNDGQGQPAQARARTTV, from the coding sequence ATGATACGCCACTTCGTCGACCTGTTCGACCTGACGCCCCAGGCGGCCCGGGAGCTGCTCCAGCTCGCGATCGTGATCAAACGCGAGGAGCAGGAGGGGAATCGCCGGCTCTACCTGCCCGGTCAGATGCTCGGCCTGCTCTTCGAGAAACCCTCTTTGCGCACGAGGGTGAGCTTCGAGGCCGCAATGGCGCAGCTCGGAGGAAGCTCAATATTCCTCAGGGGCGAGGAAGTTGGCCTGGGCAAGCGCGAAACCATCGCCGACTTCGCCCGGGTGATTAGCCAGTACGTCGACGTCCTGACCGTCCGGACGTTCGCGCAATCGAACGTCGAGGAACTGGCCAGGTACGCCACGGTCCCGGTCATCAACGCCCTGAGCGACAGCGCCCACCCCTGTCAGGCGATGGCCGACATCTTGACGATCCACGAGGCCCTGGGCGAGCTCGACGGAATCCGACTGGTCTTCGTGGGCGACGGCAATAATGTGGCGAGATCCTTGGCCCTGGCCTGTGCGCTGCTGGGCCTGGAGTTCGTGCTGACCTGTCCGCCGGACTACGACTTCCCGGCCGAGTTCCGCGATCAGTACACCAGGACATTTCCGGGCGTACCGCTGAATGTGGAGCACGACCCGTCGAAGGCGGTCCGCGACGCGCACGTCGTATACACCGATATCTGGACGAGCATGGGACAGGAGGCCGAGAGTGCCAAGCGGCTCGAGGCATTCCGCGCTTATCAGGTCAACGCGGCGATGTTCAGGCTGGCAAGCCCCGACGCGATCTTCCTGCACTGTCTGCCCGCGCATCGTGAGGAAGAAGTCACCGCCGATGTGATCGACGGCCCGCGCAGCCTGATCATCCCCCAGGCGGCGAACCGGCTGCACTTC
- a CDS encoding aspartate aminotransferase family protein: MAQVAQPGSAEIIAQFDRYVIGNYRRYPVALVRGEGSWIWDAEGTRYLDFFPGWGCNLLGHCPPRLVEAVREQVGQLIHVPNTWYIESQGAFAQALSERSFGGQAFFCNSGAEANEAAIKLARVHGHPAGKSKIVTMTGGFHGRTYAALTATAQPKYHAGFEPLVPGFEYVPYGDVEAAAAAIDDSTAAVLIEPIQGEGGVNVPPPGYLTALRRLCDERGALLMLDEVQTGLGRTGNWFAYQHEAGLIPDVLTCAKALAGGVAAGVMMARPEVARSLVPGTHASTFGGNPIACRAGLATIETIEEDGLLRRAGELAARFEGHFRKVRDERPDLILDIRARGVMIGVELSKDASPVVAACLERNLLINATHGTVVRLLPALTLTDEQVDEGCGILAEVLRAL, translated from the coding sequence ATGGCCCAGGTCGCCCAGCCCGGCTCGGCCGAGATTATCGCCCAGTTCGATCGCTACGTGATCGGCAACTATCGCCGCTATCCCGTCGCACTCGTGCGCGGGGAGGGGTCCTGGATCTGGGACGCCGAGGGTACGCGGTACCTCGACTTCTTCCCCGGTTGGGGCTGCAACCTGCTGGGCCATTGCCCGCCAAGGCTGGTCGAGGCCGTACGCGAGCAGGTCGGCCAGCTCATCCACGTGCCGAATACCTGGTACATCGAGTCGCAGGGGGCCTTCGCGCAGGCGCTCTCGGAACGATCGTTCGGCGGCCAGGCGTTCTTCTGCAACAGCGGGGCGGAGGCCAACGAGGCGGCGATCAAGCTGGCGCGGGTCCATGGGCATCCCGCCGGCAAGTCAAAGATCGTGACCATGACGGGCGGGTTCCACGGCCGGACTTATGCCGCCCTGACGGCCACGGCCCAACCCAAGTACCATGCGGGCTTCGAACCGCTGGTTCCCGGCTTCGAGTATGTGCCATACGGCGATGTCGAGGCCGCCGCCGCCGCGATCGACGACTCGACCGCGGCCGTGCTGATCGAGCCGATCCAGGGCGAAGGGGGAGTCAATGTCCCGCCGCCCGGGTATCTGACCGCCCTCCGAAGACTTTGCGATGAGCGGGGCGCCCTGCTCATGCTCGACGAGGTGCAGACGGGTTTGGGCCGGACAGGCAATTGGTTCGCCTATCAGCATGAGGCTGGCCTTATTCCCGATGTCCTGACCTGCGCCAAGGCGCTGGCCGGTGGGGTTGCGGCCGGGGTAATGATGGCCCGTCCCGAGGTGGCCAGGAGCCTGGTCCCCGGGACGCACGCGAGCACGTTCGGCGGCAATCCCATCGCCTGCCGTGCGGGCCTGGCCACGATCGAGACGATCGAGGAAGACGGCCTCTTGCGACGCGCCGGCGAACTGGCCGCTCGTTTCGAGGGACACTTCCGCAAGGTCCGCGACGAGCGGCCCGACCTGATCCTCGACATCCGTGCCCGCGGGGTGATGATCGGCGTTGAACTCTCCAAGGACGCGTCGCCTGTCGTCGCGGCCTGTTTGGAACGGAACTTACTGATCAACGCGACCCACGGCACCGTGGTCCGCCTGCTGCCGGCCCTGACGCTCACCGACGAGCAGGTCGATGAAGGATGCGGGATCCTCGCCGAGGTGCTTCGCGCCCTCTGA
- the argB gene encoding acetylglutamate kinase: protein MYEEAIRKADVLIEALGYIRQFHGKFTVIKLGGSVMESPEALRALLVDVVFMQSVGMRPVLVHGGGKAITAAMAAAGLEPTFVQGRRYTDEATLKIVARVLAEEINLDIERHINKFGGRARGMHHKTHQCLFGRRLTKLDGREVDLGRVGEVTEVDAQPIEDLCLAGVVPLLPSLAEDDDGNLLNVNADTAAAAVAQALHAEKLVFLTDTPGILRDRHEPKSLIESLDPEGCRALIASGVIDKGMIPKVEACLESLEAGVGKVHIIDGRMRHSLLVEMYTDTGVGTMIVPRNETAATQAERQRRPVPAKMP from the coding sequence TTGTATGAGGAAGCGATCCGCAAGGCGGATGTCCTGATCGAAGCCCTAGGCTACATCCGCCAGTTCCACGGCAAGTTCACCGTCATCAAGCTGGGGGGCTCGGTGATGGAGTCTCCCGAGGCGCTCCGTGCGCTGCTGGTCGACGTGGTGTTCATGCAGAGCGTGGGGATGCGGCCCGTGCTGGTGCACGGCGGGGGCAAGGCGATCACGGCAGCGATGGCAGCCGCCGGGCTAGAGCCCACGTTCGTCCAGGGTCGCCGGTACACCGATGAGGCGACCCTGAAGATCGTGGCTCGTGTGCTCGCCGAGGAGATCAACCTCGACATCGAGCGGCACATCAACAAGTTCGGCGGCCGCGCCCGAGGGATGCATCACAAGACTCATCAGTGCCTCTTCGGCCGCAGGTTGACGAAGCTGGACGGCCGCGAGGTTGACCTGGGGCGGGTAGGCGAGGTGACGGAGGTCGACGCCCAGCCGATCGAGGACCTCTGCCTGGCGGGGGTTGTCCCACTGCTGCCCAGCCTGGCCGAGGACGACGACGGGAACCTCTTGAACGTGAATGCGGACACCGCCGCCGCGGCCGTGGCGCAGGCGCTTCATGCCGAGAAGTTGGTCTTCCTGACCGACACCCCCGGAATTTTGCGCGACAGGCACGAACCCAAGAGCCTGATCGAGAGTCTCGACCCAGAGGGCTGTCGCGCCTTGATCGCATCGGGCGTGATCGACAAGGGGATGATCCCCAAGGTCGAGGCCTGCCTGGAGAGCCTGGAGGCGGGCGTGGGCAAGGTGCACATCATCGACGGCCGGATGCGGCACTCGCTGCTCGTCGAGATGTACACCGACACCGGCGTCGGCACGATGATCGTCCCCAGGAACGAGACGGCCGCGACGCAGGCCGAACGCCAGCGTAGGCCGGTCCCGGCCAAGATGCCCTGA
- a CDS encoding DUF1570 domain-containing protein, with protein sequence MASTFWLIAALATSLAEIPPQDILPPPEAVDAAAGALRQERRAIHDRETSRLLTVAGRLENEGKSDEAQAVRGLIRPLGKGSDATRFVPCVDIVPAGSATRPNPGGEEIAAVLSEAADALFALAGKSAAGVEPNLALADACLRDVLERRPDHAEARRLMGYIAYNGGWATPYAVARLKEGMVPHATFGWVLGDWVPHLERGELPALPVKNQATRWLPASQADAQRQEWSSAWKINTEHFQIQTNAPLADAIAFGRKLEALDDLFFALMADVIGPELPLAKRFRSKGFATAGPGRTHLVYYYANQNEYIDALLPRQGESIRESLGIYMPREPKRKIPGASYFYRDPKAQIDTTATLFHEASHQLLFETAGKSDYSDKANYWVIEGMGCYFETLKFQSDGTLRIGGMVGPRLAIARKRAIDHGEFMPTERLVALGRNAFNGINGGDVYLNYAQAMALTTFLMQREGAHGRDAFLDYVRDVYKGRTRAKIGRSLQDRLQVSYETLDAELLDYLKGEETAAPILDGARDESGDPARRGR encoded by the coding sequence ATGGCTTCGACATTCTGGTTGATCGCGGCCCTCGCAACGTCGCTCGCGGAAATCCCGCCGCAAGACATCCTCCCCCCGCCCGAGGCCGTCGATGCCGCTGCCGGCGCGCTCCGCCAGGAACGCCGGGCGATCCACGACCGTGAGACATCGCGACTGCTGACCGTCGCCGGCCGCCTCGAGAACGAGGGTAAGAGCGACGAGGCCCAGGCCGTACGCGGCCTGATTCGGCCCCTGGGGAAGGGGAGCGATGCCACCCGTTTCGTCCCCTGTGTCGACATCGTCCCGGCGGGTTCAGCGACCAGACCCAACCCCGGAGGCGAGGAGATCGCGGCCGTCCTGAGTGAAGCCGCCGATGCGCTCTTCGCTCTGGCCGGTAAGTCCGCAGCGGGCGTGGAGCCGAACCTGGCACTGGCCGACGCCTGCCTTCGGGATGTCCTCGAGCGCAGGCCCGACCATGCCGAGGCACGCAGATTGATGGGCTATATCGCCTACAATGGCGGTTGGGCGACACCTTATGCCGTTGCACGCCTGAAAGAAGGGATGGTGCCGCACGCCACGTTCGGCTGGGTGCTGGGCGATTGGGTCCCGCACCTTGAACGAGGCGAACTGCCCGCCTTGCCCGTGAAGAATCAGGCGACCCGGTGGCTTCCCGCCTCGCAGGCCGATGCACAGCGGCAGGAATGGTCCTCGGCCTGGAAGATCAACACCGAGCATTTTCAGATCCAGACCAATGCGCCGCTGGCCGACGCCATCGCGTTCGGTCGCAAGCTCGAAGCTCTCGACGACCTCTTCTTCGCCCTCATGGCCGACGTGATTGGTCCCGAACTGCCGCTGGCTAAACGGTTCCGCTCGAAGGGTTTCGCGACGGCAGGCCCTGGCCGGACCCATCTCGTCTACTATTACGCCAACCAGAACGAGTACATCGACGCTCTCTTACCCCGCCAGGGAGAGTCGATCCGCGAGAGCCTGGGGATTTACATGCCGAGGGAACCGAAACGGAAAATCCCCGGGGCGAGCTATTTCTATCGAGACCCCAAGGCGCAGATTGACACCACTGCCACCCTCTTCCACGAGGCCTCGCACCAGCTCCTCTTCGAGACCGCGGGCAAGTCGGATTACTCGGACAAGGCGAACTATTGGGTCATCGAAGGGATGGGCTGCTATTTCGAGACCCTTAAATTCCAGTCCGACGGCACGCTCAGGATTGGCGGAATGGTCGGCCCACGCCTCGCCATCGCACGCAAGAGGGCGATTGATCATGGCGAGTTCATGCCTACCGAACGCCTCGTTGCCCTCGGCCGCAACGCCTTTAACGGCATTAACGGAGGAGATGTCTACCTCAATTATGCCCAGGCAATGGCCCTGACCACGTTCTTGATGCAGCGCGAGGGGGCCCACGGCCGTGACGCCTTCCTCGATTATGTCCGCGATGTGTACAAGGGGCGCACCAGGGCCAAGATTGGCCGGAGCCTTCAAGATCGCCTCCAGGTGTCATACGAGACCCTGGACGCCGAACTCCTTGACTACCTGAAGGGTGAGGAGACCGCCGCGCCGATCCTAGACGGTGCGCGCGACGAGTCCGGCGACCCCGCCCGTAGGGGTCGCTAG
- the rpsR gene encoding 30S ribosomal protein S18 has product MPRKKFGRNRKNRCRFCTPEGCPRPAYVDYKDIGLLKKLCTNQSKMFSRKRSGNCAAFQRASSDAVKRARFLALIPYVGE; this is encoded by the coding sequence ATGCCGCGGAAGAAATTCGGCCGAAATCGCAAGAACCGCTGCCGGTTTTGCACCCCCGAAGGTTGCCCTCGCCCCGCCTATGTCGACTACAAGGACATCGGCCTCTTGAAGAAGCTCTGCACCAACCAGAGCAAGATGTTCTCCCGCAAGCGAAGCGGCAACTGCGCCGCGTTCCAGCGAGCCTCCAGCGACGCGGTCAAGCGGGCCCGCTTCCTGGCCCTGATCCCCTACGTCGGCGAGTAA
- a CDS encoding SDR family oxidoreductase — protein sequence MQGKVCLVTGATSGIGAVTAEALAQQGAKVVIVGRDPAKCEAVAARIRQRTGNPSVGSLVADLSRQADVRELARQFLEQYPRLDVLVNNAGGIFLTRRLSADGIEMTFALNHLAYFLLTTLLLDRICSGAPARIVNVSSIGHEMSVGARFDDLQFERGYRAGFPAYHHSKLANLLFTYELARRLEGTSVTVNALHPGLVATNIGTNNGLSWQVLSFFYQRLLRTKFISPEEGARTLVYLASSPEVEGVTGRYFVDERAVPSSKASNDVDAARRLWDLSEELTGSTTASRPAPPPRPSPS from the coding sequence GTGCAGGGAAAAGTCTGCTTGGTCACGGGTGCGACCTCAGGCATCGGCGCGGTCACTGCAGAAGCTCTGGCTCAACAGGGGGCGAAGGTCGTCATCGTGGGACGAGACCCGGCGAAGTGCGAGGCAGTGGCCGCTCGGATTCGCCAGCGGACCGGGAATCCTTCCGTCGGATCCCTCGTGGCCGACCTATCCCGCCAAGCCGACGTCCGGGAGCTGGCTCGACAGTTCCTCGAACAGTATCCTCGCCTCGACGTGCTGGTGAACAACGCCGGGGGCATCTTCCTGACACGGCGTCTGAGCGCCGACGGCATCGAAATGACCTTCGCCTTGAATCACCTTGCCTACTTTCTACTCACAACCCTGTTGCTCGACCGGATCTGCTCCGGTGCACCAGCGCGTATCGTGAACGTTTCGTCGATCGGTCACGAGATGTCCGTAGGGGCCAGGTTCGACGACCTCCAGTTCGAACGCGGATACCGAGCCGGATTCCCTGCCTACCACCACTCCAAGCTGGCAAACCTGCTCTTTACCTATGAGCTGGCGCGTCGGCTCGAAGGGACGAGTGTGACCGTGAACGCACTCCACCCCGGCCTCGTGGCGACCAACATTGGAACCAATAACGGCCTGTCCTGGCAGGTGTTGTCGTTCTTCTATCAACGCCTTCTGCGTACGAAATTCATCAGCCCCGAAGAAGGCGCACGCACGTTGGTGTACCTGGCATCCTCGCCCGAGGTCGAGGGAGTCACCGGCCGCTACTTCGTCGATGAGCGGGCGGTCCCGTCGTCGAAGGCCTCCAACGACGTGGATGCGGCCCGACGGCTCTGGGATCTCAGTGAGGAACTAACCGGTTCGACCACCGCATCCCGTCCTGCCCCCCCTCCCCGCCCATCTCCGAGCTAA
- a CDS encoding SDR family NAD(P)-dependent oxidoreductase, with amino-acid sequence MSFKDRVAVITGASSGIGAELAGQLAAAGARVGLVALPENALYATMESIRGRGGVATAVEADVSDRDSVRHAIARVEAELGPIDLLIANAGIGLGTPATPFEAGGFETLMRVNYLGIVYAIEATLPGMLERGRGRIAGISSLSSYRGSPLVSGYIASKAAVAALLEGLRVELKPFGVSVTTVRPGFVRTPMTASIRSPRFMVEVEPAARAILKGIAEGRAEVRFPWQASWAMGLLRLLPCTVYDHIISKAMNKKVIDDAE; translated from the coding sequence ATGTCATTCAAGGACCGGGTCGCTGTGATCACGGGCGCATCCAGCGGGATCGGTGCCGAGCTTGCCGGCCAGTTGGCGGCAGCCGGGGCCCGTGTCGGCCTGGTCGCCTTGCCGGAGAATGCACTCTACGCCACGATGGAATCCATCCGAGGACGCGGAGGGGTGGCGACGGCGGTCGAGGCCGACGTCTCGGACCGTGACTCTGTTCGGCACGCCATCGCGCGAGTTGAAGCGGAGTTGGGGCCGATCGATCTTCTGATCGCCAACGCCGGGATCGGACTCGGGACACCGGCGACCCCCTTCGAAGCCGGCGGTTTCGAGACGCTCATGCGTGTGAATTACCTCGGGATCGTCTACGCAATCGAGGCCACGCTCCCGGGGATGCTCGAACGCGGTCGAGGACGAATTGCAGGGATCAGCAGCCTGTCGTCCTATCGGGGGTCCCCGCTCGTCTCGGGGTACATCGCCTCGAAGGCGGCTGTGGCCGCACTCCTGGAAGGCCTCCGCGTGGAACTGAAACCATTCGGGGTCTCGGTGACGACCGTCCGGCCAGGATTCGTCCGCACCCCGATGACCGCGTCGATCCGCTCCCCACGGTTCATGGTGGAGGTCGAGCCCGCCGCGCGGGCAATCCTCAAGGGGATCGCCGAGGGGCGTGCCGAAGTGCGGTTCCCTTGGCAGGCAAGCTGGGCCATGGGACTCCTCCGACTGCTCCCCTGCACCGTCTACGACCACATCATCTCGAAGGCGATGAACAAGAAGGTGATCGACGACGCCGAATAG